A genome region from Methanobacterium subterraneum includes the following:
- a CDS encoding phosphoglycolate phosphatase — protein sequence MIKAVAVDVDGTITDGKRRLCCSAMESIRAAEEKGITVIIVTGNILPVTKTLSIFIGTSGGLVAENGGVIESSKGRMVLGDIHKCKEAYDFLLTKHPVEKVDFSHQRISEIAFYRTIPVKTVKEALKDFDVKIYDTNFALHITDPAVNKGTSLVRVAGDMGILPEEILAVGDSENDLEFLKVAGVKVAVANAEPELKAIADYVTKKPYGDGVKEALERFLS from the coding sequence TTGATTAAAGCAGTAGCAGTAGATGTTGATGGCACCATAACTGATGGTAAGAGGAGGTTATGTTGCAGTGCCATGGAATCAATCCGAGCAGCAGAAGAAAAGGGCATAACAGTTATCATCGTGACTGGTAATATCCTACCAGTTACCAAAACCCTTTCTATATTCATTGGAACTTCAGGTGGGCTGGTTGCAGAAAACGGAGGAGTTATAGAATCATCTAAGGGTAGGATGGTGCTTGGAGATATTCATAAGTGTAAAGAGGCCTATGATTTCTTACTAACTAAGCATCCCGTTGAAAAAGTTGATTTTTCCCATCAGAGGATTTCAGAAATTGCATTCTACAGAACCATTCCTGTGAAGACGGTTAAAGAAGCCCTGAAAGATTTTGATGTGAAAATATACGACACCAATTTTGCACTACACATCACTGATCCTGCAGTGAACAAAGGAACTTCCCTGGTGCGAGTGGCGGGAGATATGGGTATACTGCCTGAGGAGATCCTGGCAGTGGGGGATAGTGAAAACGATCTGGAATTTCTTAAAGTAGCGGGAGTGAAAGTGGCAGTGGCCAACGCAGAACCTGAACTAAAGGCCATTGCAGATTATGTAACAAAGAAACCATACGGAGACGGAGTTAAAGAGGCATTAGAGAGGTTTTTATCATGA
- a CDS encoding TldD/PmbA family protein, translating to MIKDLANQALDQALKGADQAEIYLEITENVDATIQNDQVDFAKEAYSMGVGIRVICGDRMGFAYTTQTERITETVARAVSNAQSNLVDENFAFASKSKYPQIKGVFDKKIDTLELENTIELGKVMIGTVIDNKCQPTSGGVSAGCAKTLIMNSEGVNCEDTSTYFSGFVAVNIPDGEGVSTASESDSSRKLDIDPEKVANKACEIALNSRGGKSVQTGDMEVIMDHHAAAGLLSTFSQAINGDNVQRGRSIYFDKMDTKVSSSSLSIYDDGTLKGGLYSSQCDGEGTPTQKTAIIEDGILRNFLYDIHTANKGNVQSTGNGMRASFNDMPSVSLSNLIVNFKDFKEISEIKDGLLVTDVLGAHTANPISGDFSVEAMNAFKIENGELVYPIKNAMLSGNIFSLLKDSKAASQQTRQLGPFVVPPLNVSSLRVVG from the coding sequence ATGATAAAAGATTTAGCCAACCAGGCACTGGATCAGGCTCTTAAAGGCGCTGATCAGGCTGAAATATATTTGGAAATCACGGAAAATGTGGATGCCACCATACAGAATGACCAGGTGGACTTTGCCAAGGAAGCCTATTCTATGGGTGTGGGCATCCGGGTTATCTGTGGGGATAGAATGGGTTTTGCCTACACCACCCAAACGGAAAGAATAACAGAAACAGTTGCCCGGGCAGTTTCCAATGCCCAGTCCAATCTTGTTGATGAAAACTTTGCATTCGCATCTAAATCGAAATACCCTCAAATTAAAGGTGTTTTTGATAAAAAAATTGATACCCTAGAACTGGAAAATACCATTGAACTGGGAAAAGTAATGATTGGAACAGTTATCGACAATAAATGTCAGCCAACATCCGGTGGGGTCTCTGCTGGATGTGCTAAAACTCTGATCATGAACTCAGAGGGAGTGAACTGTGAAGATACTTCCACCTATTTCTCGGGCTTCGTAGCAGTAAACATTCCTGATGGGGAAGGTGTCTCCACTGCCAGTGAATCCGATTCATCCCGAAAACTGGACATAGATCCAGAGAAAGTTGCCAATAAAGCCTGTGAAATTGCTTTAAATTCCAGGGGAGGTAAATCAGTCCAAACCGGTGACATGGAGGTTATTATGGATCACCATGCCGCAGCAGGTCTTCTTTCAACGTTCTCCCAAGCAATAAATGGTGACAATGTCCAGAGGGGAAGATCAATCTACTTTGATAAAATGGATACCAAGGTTTCATCATCTTCCCTGAGCATCTATGATGACGGGACCCTCAAAGGAGGCCTTTACTCTTCCCAATGTGATGGAGAAGGAACACCCACCCAGAAAACAGCCATAATCGAAGATGGAATCTTACGAAACTTTTTGTATGACATACACACTGCTAACAAGGGAAATGTACAGAGTACGGGTAATGGGATGCGGGCTTCCTTCAACGACATGCCTTCAGTAAGTTTGTCAAATCTTATCGTTAATTTTAAAGATTTTAAAGAAATTTCAGAAATAAAAGATGGTCTGTTGGTTACCGATGTTCTGGGAGCGCACACTGCCAATCCCATATCTGGAGATTTTTCAGTGGAAGCAATGAACGCCTTTAAAATTGAAAACGGGGAATTAGTTTATCCAATTAAAAATGCCATGCTCTCAGGGAATATTTTTTCACTTTTGAAGGATTCAAAGGCAGCTTCCCAGCAAACACGGCAGTTAGGGCCTTTTGTTGTACCTCCTCTTAATGTGTCCAGTCTACGGGTTGTTGGGTAA
- a CDS encoding radical SAM protein, whose protein sequence is MERSKKSAIPNYMAVMANQQLSRCKIASMMAVEDSDEDDVIWAEHEILRKDFNKFYEENSQLNKITANKEFNTVLDALKINSTQINNYKPSFSYLDLKVKLAERVSRYCHFCEKACGVDRRYEKGGCGVGDPLIASEFLHVGEEPPLVPSHTVFFAGCNFNCVYCQNWDISQQPNRGIPISEENLALIVGKRRSEGSRNVNFVGGDPTPNLPYVIRTMQLVKENIPVVWNSNLYLSLDAMHILDGFADLYLTDFKYGNNECAQRLSGIPDYLGRNHQMAWKAGDMIIRHLVLPNHMECCSKPILNWISENLGLEVVLNYYGTVSSSLPCIRLWRNLPTSPSK, encoded by the coding sequence ATGGAAAGGAGTAAAAAATCAGCTATCCCTAACTACATGGCTGTGATGGCTAATCAGCAGTTATCAAGGTGTAAAATAGCTTCTATGATGGCTGTTGAGGATAGTGATGAGGATGATGTTATATGGGCTGAACATGAAATTCTGAGAAAGGATTTCAACAAATTTTATGAGGAAAATTCTCAACTAAATAAAATTACTGCCAATAAAGAGTTTAATACTGTTCTAGATGCTCTTAAAATTAACTCCACTCAAATAAATAATTATAAACCCTCCTTCTCCTACTTGGATCTCAAGGTGAAACTCGCCGAGAGAGTGTCAAGATACTGTCATTTCTGTGAAAAGGCGTGTGGTGTTGATAGAAGATATGAAAAGGGTGGATGTGGCGTGGGTGATCCTTTAATTGCATCAGAGTTCCTGCATGTGGGTGAAGAACCACCATTGGTCCCCAGCCATACTGTTTTTTTTGCAGGGTGCAATTTCAACTGTGTTTACTGTCAAAACTGGGATATCAGTCAGCAACCAAACCGGGGCATCCCCATAAGTGAGGAAAACCTGGCTTTGATCGTTGGAAAAAGGAGAAGTGAAGGCTCCCGGAATGTAAATTTTGTAGGGGGCGATCCCACTCCCAATCTGCCCTACGTCATCCGCACCATGCAACTGGTAAAGGAAAACATACCTGTGGTATGGAACAGTAACTTGTACCTCTCCCTGGATGCCATGCATATTCTGGATGGATTTGCTGATCTTTATCTGACGGATTTCAAATATGGTAATAATGAATGTGCCCAGAGACTTTCTGGAATCCCGGACTATTTGGGTCGTAATCACCAGATGGCCTGGAAGGCAGGGGATATGATAATCCGCCATTTAGTTCTACCCAACCATATGGAATGTTGTTCAAAACCCATCTTAAATTGGATATCCGAAAATCTGGGGCTGGAGGTAGTGCTTAATTATTATGGGACAGTATCGTCCAGTTTACCATGCATCCGATTATGGAGAAATCTCCCGACATCTCCTTCAAAGTGA
- a CDS encoding alpha/beta hydrolase — MSMLQYKKKIIIITLLIIIFIGVGAFTYYVSDYYHADSRAMVALNSTDTYIVQNTVDFITFTPNSNQSTTGVIIYPGAKVQAESYSVIASQLANNGYTTIIVKMPFNLAFFGTNKADDVIKNYQEISSWVIGGHSLGGVFASDYAVNNPDKINGVIYLAAYPSSNASNATFKALSIRGSLDGFTLSEDISANLGKFPVNTTFITIEGGNHYNYGDYGIQAGDNNSTITREEQQNQTIKAILQFLKTI; from the coding sequence ATGAGTATGTTGCAATATAAAAAGAAAATAATCATTATTACCCTTTTAATAATTATTTTTATTGGGGTAGGTGCCTTTACCTATTATGTTTCTGATTATTATCATGCAGATAGCCGGGCAATGGTTGCATTAAACTCAACCGACACTTACATTGTACAGAATACCGTTGATTTTATTACATTCACCCCCAACAGTAACCAGAGCACCACAGGGGTAATAATTTATCCCGGGGCCAAGGTACAAGCAGAATCTTACTCTGTAATAGCATCCCAACTAGCTAATAATGGTTATACTACTATAATTGTGAAAATGCCATTTAATTTAGCATTTTTTGGTACGAACAAAGCAGATGATGTAATCAAAAATTATCAGGAGATAAGTTCCTGGGTGATTGGTGGTCATTCGTTAGGTGGTGTTTTTGCATCCGATTATGCAGTGAATAATCCGGATAAAATTAATGGAGTCATTTATTTAGCGGCTTATCCCTCATCAAATGCATCAAACGCTACATTTAAAGCTCTGTCAATTAGAGGATCACTGGATGGGTTTACCCTGTCTGAGGATATTTCTGCTAATCTTGGTAAATTCCCGGTTAACACCACTTTCATCACCATTGAGGGTGGAAATCATTACAACTATGGGGATTACGGGATCCAGGCAGGAGATAACAACAGTACCATAACCCGAGAAGAGCAACAGAATCAGACCATTAAGGCCATACTTCAATTTCTCAAAACCATTTGA
- the heR gene encoding heliorhodopsin HeR → MDNEMRRELIAKSSISLKGLRKLNIGAGALHFIQGIIMIALGLWLTWTQNIYTFYIKFNIISVRPFVAEIVPDPTVAYTVGYLGVILSSFLLISAIAHFTIAFVKTKNYNDNLMKGMNPYRWYEYFFSSSIMLVIIATFVGVWDLWSLVMIFVLNAVMIMCGFLMEKINYYTKKTDWSAYLLGALAGFTPWVVLAAYFIAALGSTETNPPTFVYAILAIYFIMFNTFSINMVLQYKGVGKWKDYLYGERVYIILSLIAKTALAWLAFVGVFAP, encoded by the coding sequence ATGGATAATGAAATGAGAAGGGAACTTATTGCCAAGTCTTCCATAAGTTTGAAGGGGTTGAGAAAACTTAACATTGGAGCAGGTGCACTGCACTTCATCCAGGGAATAATCATGATCGCCCTGGGTTTGTGGCTTACCTGGACCCAGAATATCTACACATTTTACATCAAATTTAATATAATATCAGTTAGACCCTTTGTAGCCGAGATCGTGCCAGATCCCACGGTGGCATATACTGTTGGTTACTTGGGAGTGATACTTTCTTCATTCCTGTTGATTTCAGCCATTGCCCATTTTACCATTGCCTTTGTAAAGACTAAAAATTACAATGATAATCTGATGAAGGGTATGAATCCCTACCGTTGGTATGAGTATTTCTTTTCCAGCTCCATCATGCTGGTTATAATCGCCACCTTCGTGGGAGTTTGGGATTTATGGTCCTTGGTAATGATCTTCGTCCTGAATGCCGTGATGATCATGTGCGGCTTTTTAATGGAAAAGATCAACTATTACACCAAAAAAACTGACTGGTCCGCATATCTACTTGGAGCCCTCGCTGGATTCACCCCATGGGTGGTCCTGGCTGCCTACTTCATAGCTGCTCTGGGATCCACTGAGACCAACCCGCCCACATTTGTTTACGCCATACTGGCCATCTACTTTATCATGTTCAACACATTCTCCATTAACATGGTACTGCAGTACAAGGGTGTTGGGAAATGGAAGGACTATCTCTACGGTGAAAGGGTGTACATCATCCTCAGTCTGATTGCCAAAACTGCACTGGCCTGGCTGGCGTTTGTGGGGGTTTTCGCACCATGA
- a CDS encoding SOUL family heme-binding protein, whose product MTESPAYTVESKDGDIEIRVYPGYILAQVDVVADYDQAIGMGFSILATYIFGGNKKSSKIPMTAPVSGENISNSEKIPMTAPVTEEAVEEVDDESENIPLYAPVNGESGEHTYRISFTMPSKYTLDTLPIPDDERIKFKEIRNQKMAVLRFKGRVNHKLANEEMVELKEWLNKNNIKPKSNFIVAQYNNPAVPGFFRRNEVMVEV is encoded by the coding sequence ATAACTGAAAGTCCAGCATATACTGTTGAAAGTAAGGATGGTGACATTGAAATCAGAGTATATCCGGGTTATATCTTAGCCCAGGTGGATGTGGTGGCAGATTATGATCAGGCCATTGGTATGGGATTTTCCATACTGGCAACCTATATTTTTGGAGGGAATAAAAAAAGTTCCAAAATACCCATGACTGCACCAGTATCGGGGGAAAACATATCTAATTCTGAAAAAATTCCCATGACTGCCCCGGTTACAGAGGAAGCTGTTGAAGAAGTAGATGATGAATCTGAAAATATTCCACTGTATGCCCCAGTAAATGGGGAATCAGGGGAGCATACTTATAGAATATCATTTACCATGCCTTCCAAGTACACCCTGGATACACTCCCTATTCCTGATGATGAGCGGATCAAATTTAAGGAAATACGTAACCAGAAGATGGCTGTTTTAAGGTTCAAAGGCCGGGTGAATCATAAGTTAGCCAATGAAGAGATGGTAGAGTTAAAGGAATGGCTTAATAAAAATAATATCAAACCGAAATCAAATTTCATAGTGGCACAATATAATAATCCCGCAGTACCCGGATTTTTTAGAAGAAATGAGGTCATGGTTGAAGTTTAG
- a CDS encoding zinc ribbon domain-containing protein, which yields MICENCGARIDKGESQCPKCGMELFNPNHKPLQKKYLRGEYLQGDESSPEPYYLEEENLSRDTYQPEPYQNWDDYDKDPHEENHQKKDYEGVNDPETAYDNEFEPNNNPNPNVADINHNQDISRDTNHSKHYSERSYNKKYDRERGYDNKYGKSKGYKGKFNQENYHQKNKSVRRGYDLDAYYGSEEKKSSILTTAILFLVLALIIGFVMGFIFFSGKIQNLLT from the coding sequence ATGATATGTGAAAATTGTGGTGCTCGAATAGATAAAGGGGAGAGTCAATGTCCTAAGTGTGGGATGGAACTATTTAATCCCAACCACAAACCCCTGCAGAAGAAGTATTTAAGGGGAGAATACTTGCAAGGGGATGAAAGCTCACCAGAACCCTACTACTTGGAAGAGGAAAACCTTTCCAGGGACACATATCAACCGGAACCATACCAGAATTGGGATGATTATGATAAGGATCCTCATGAAGAAAACCATCAAAAAAAGGATTATGAGGGGGTAAATGATCCAGAAACTGCGTATGATAATGAATTTGAACCTAATAATAACCCTAATCCTAATGTGGCGGATATAAACCATAATCAAGATATTAGTAGGGATACTAATCACAGTAAGCATTACTCTGAAAGGAGTTATAATAAAAAATATGATAGGGAGAGGGGTTACGATAATAAATATGGTAAAAGTAAAGGTTATAAAGGGAAATTTAATCAAGAAAATTACCATCAGAAAAACAAATCAGTGAGAAGAGGGTATGATCTAGATGCATATTATGGATCTGAGGAAAAAAAAAGTTCAATACTGACAACTGCCATCCTCTTTTTAGTTCTGGCACTGATCATAGGATTCGTTATGGGATTCATTTTCTTTTCAGGGAAAATTCAGAATCTCCTCACCTGA
- a CDS encoding NTPase, whose protein sequence is MNILITGPPGIGKTTILKQIERKIQDQGHAIGGMYCPEIRENGRRTGFNIIDIASGQKGILASIHNTTGPMVGRYKVSLNDIQEIGIYSLENAMETSDYVLIDEIAPMELKSSNFSQTVWRVMESEKLVIAVIHQRSNHPFILKVKSRKDVMIFCLTRENRDNVLENIMESLGL, encoded by the coding sequence ATGAATATTTTGATAACCGGACCACCGGGTATTGGCAAAACCACTATCTTGAAACAGATAGAACGGAAAATTCAGGATCAGGGACATGCTATTGGGGGGATGTATTGTCCGGAAATAAGAGAAAATGGTCGGAGAACTGGTTTCAACATCATCGATATTGCATCCGGTCAGAAAGGAATCCTGGCAAGCATACACAATACCACAGGTCCGATGGTGGGCAGATATAAGGTTAGTCTCAATGACATCCAAGAAATAGGCATATACTCCCTGGAAAACGCCATGGAAACCTCTGATTACGTATTGATTGATGAGATTGCACCCATGGAACTTAAAAGTAGTAACTTCTCCCAAACTGTCTGGAGGGTGATGGAAAGTGAAAAACTGGTAATTGCAGTTATTCATCAGCGTTCCAATCACCCATTTATTTTAAAGGTTAAAAGTAGGAAAGATGTGATGATTTTCTGTTTAACCCGGGAAAATAGGGATAACGTTCTGGAAAATATTATGGAATCATTAGGATTGTAA
- a CDS encoding methanogenesis marker 16 metalloprotein: MKKSIQDINQKIKQGEATILTAEEVTHLVMDGEEPTVKDVDVVTTGTCGIMSGTAAIFHLPVAEPGTFKKAHKITLNGVPGFPGPCPNEWLGSVDLMVYGTSHSITDPQYGGGFLFKDLLRGEEIEIVVEDIEGKIIKSSVSMDEFGTAQLIGTRFAFKNYTAFTNPASEPVSSIFNAVDMDGPFKGISFSGCGELNPLQNDPLLNSIGKGTRLLINNSEGLFINVGTRSSPQKPNMMITADMKDMDPHYLGGFRTGAGPEVYNSVATSIPILDDEILQKTFIKNEDISLPVADIRGRHSILSQTNYGVWRGTDERPTYEKELCQKCTTCLVEKRCPTMAFTNHELNTIQCFGCGMCAYSCPFGTFRMERGQVVMDWEGGVKELEVSCRQSDIKRAREMARELKKRIENGTFLLDSF; the protein is encoded by the coding sequence TTGAAAAAGAGCATCCAGGATATAAATCAGAAGATCAAGCAAGGTGAAGCCACCATCCTCACCGCAGAGGAAGTAACCCATCTGGTGATGGATGGTGAAGAACCTACTGTAAAAGACGTGGATGTGGTGACCACCGGCACCTGCGGTATAATGTCTGGAACAGCAGCCATATTCCACCTACCAGTTGCAGAACCCGGAACATTCAAAAAAGCCCATAAGATAACCCTAAACGGCGTTCCAGGATTCCCCGGACCCTGCCCCAATGAATGGTTAGGTTCAGTGGATCTCATGGTTTACGGAACTTCCCACAGCATAACTGACCCCCAGTACGGTGGAGGGTTCCTGTTCAAGGACCTTCTGCGTGGTGAAGAAATTGAAATAGTAGTGGAAGATATTGAGGGTAAAATTATCAAATCCAGTGTTTCAATGGATGAGTTTGGAACTGCTCAACTGATCGGAACCCGTTTTGCCTTTAAAAATTATACTGCATTCACCAATCCAGCATCAGAACCTGTTTCATCCATATTCAATGCAGTTGATATGGATGGGCCCTTTAAAGGAATTTCATTCTCAGGCTGCGGTGAACTCAACCCACTCCAGAATGACCCCCTATTAAATTCCATTGGTAAAGGTACCCGACTACTTATCAACAATTCAGAAGGATTGTTCATTAACGTCGGCACCAGAAGTAGTCCTCAAAAACCTAATATGATGATTACTGCAGATATGAAGGATATGGATCCCCATTATCTGGGTGGATTCCGTACCGGAGCCGGCCCAGAGGTTTATAACAGTGTGGCCACATCCATACCCATACTGGATGATGAAATCCTCCAAAAAACTTTCATCAAAAATGAGGACATAAGTCTTCCTGTTGCCGATATACGGGGTCGTCACAGTATCCTGAGCCAGACAAACTATGGAGTTTGGAGGGGTACTGATGAGCGACCAACCTATGAAAAGGAACTATGCCAAAAATGTACTACTTGTCTGGTTGAAAAAAGATGTCCCACCATGGCCTTCACTAACCATGAATTGAACACTATTCAGTGTTTCGGTTGTGGTATGTGTGCCTACTCCTGTCCCTTCGGCACCTTCCGGATGGAAAGGGGACAGGTCGTAATGGACTGGGAAGGTGGGGTGAAGGAGTTGGAAGTGAGCTGCCGACAATCGGATATTAAAAGGGCTCGTGAAATGGCTCGTGAACTTAAGAAGAGGATTGAAAATGGAACATTCCTACTTGACTCTTTTTAA
- the alaS gene encoding alanine--tRNA ligase, whose amino-acid sequence MITMSVQLEKLGYTKKVCKTCGNDFWSIGERETCGDAPCDEYQFIGNPATKESYDLFSIHDLFIRFFQERGHTPIRRYPVLAKRWRDDVFLVGASIYNFQPWVTSGQVKPPANPLVVAQPSIRLNDVDNVGRTGRHMTCFTMGGHHAFNSEDNQVYWEDETVKHCHDFITHLGIDEEEITFIESWWEGGGNSGPCYEVCVRGVELATLVFIQYRTLPGGEKEEIPLKIVDTGYGLERFAWISQGTPTAYDASFGPVIEELQEMAGVELNHLILGENAQVAGMMDIEDIADLKVLRTKVAERLGITLEELKEATEPMEAIYVIADHTRCLAFMLADGVIPSNVKEGYLARLILRRTIRFIKKLGLNQSLGDIMNIQLNFLSQTYPEIRNHQEHILRVIELEEKRYQKTIRKGHQMVKKSIKYLKKDKKDEMPLDMLIKLYDSQGLPPDTVEEVAREMDFNVNVPDNFYTLVAAEHSEEAVEEETPVELDFPETILTFYDEPLETEFKARYLGSYQNNIILDQTLFYPEGGGQPSDIGHIDTGEEKIRVLHSEKLDGVVLHRVEEGKLEKLKHRTGSTLKGKIDWERRIALARNHTATHLLVAAARKVLGDHIWQAGAQKGVKKSRIDLSHYQRISQEELHKIEIIANRWVMENIPLKTQWMDRTDAEKKYGFILYQGGVVPGTSIRVVQIHGVDVQACAGTHCDYTGEIGLVKVNRTERIQDGVERLEFSAGEAAVESMQTNDVLLHDSAAVFKVEANQLPKTSERFFSEWKAFKNDIKRLQKEVAKLKTESLVNQTEEINSLSFLSDKVDAEIGELVKMVTQLTDDGGVDLVVLGNGEGKIAGAASSKAIKRDIKINEIIKEAAAIMGGGGGGRPNLAQGAGSDADKINDALEFVRATVKDKMAQKNLNGFG is encoded by the coding sequence ATGATTACTATGTCTGTCCAGTTGGAAAAACTTGGTTACACCAAAAAAGTATGTAAAACCTGTGGTAATGATTTCTGGTCCATAGGTGAACGTGAAACTTGTGGCGATGCACCCTGTGATGAATACCAGTTCATTGGAAATCCAGCCACTAAAGAAAGCTATGATCTATTTTCCATACATGATCTTTTCATACGATTTTTCCAGGAAAGGGGTCACACACCCATCAGAAGATACCCCGTGCTGGCCAAACGCTGGAGAGATGATGTTTTCCTGGTTGGAGCATCCATCTACAATTTCCAGCCATGGGTAACCTCCGGACAGGTTAAACCCCCTGCCAACCCACTGGTAGTGGCCCAACCATCCATCCGATTAAACGACGTGGATAATGTGGGACGAACCGGCAGACACATGACCTGTTTCACCATGGGCGGACACCATGCATTTAATTCTGAAGACAACCAGGTATACTGGGAAGACGAAACCGTTAAACACTGCCACGATTTCATAACTCACCTGGGGATAGATGAAGAGGAGATCACCTTCATTGAATCCTGGTGGGAAGGTGGAGGTAACTCTGGGCCCTGCTATGAGGTTTGTGTAAGGGGGGTGGAACTGGCCACCCTGGTGTTCATACAGTACCGCACCCTACCTGGAGGGGAGAAGGAAGAGATACCCCTAAAGATCGTGGACACTGGTTATGGTTTGGAAAGATTCGCCTGGATAAGCCAGGGCACACCCACTGCCTATGATGCTTCATTCGGACCGGTCATAGAAGAATTACAGGAAATGGCTGGAGTAGAACTTAACCACCTGATACTGGGTGAAAACGCCCAGGTTGCCGGGATGATGGATATTGAAGACATCGCTGATCTAAAGGTTCTGCGCACCAAGGTGGCAGAGAGACTGGGAATCACATTGGAAGAGCTGAAAGAAGCAACTGAACCCATGGAAGCCATCTACGTCATTGCTGATCACACCCGCTGCCTGGCCTTTATGCTGGCCGATGGAGTCATACCATCCAATGTCAAAGAAGGTTATCTGGCCCGTTTAATCCTCAGGAGGACCATCCGTTTCATAAAAAAACTGGGGCTTAACCAGTCACTGGGAGACATCATGAACATTCAACTGAACTTCCTCTCCCAGACCTACCCCGAAATCCGCAACCACCAGGAACACATTCTTCGTGTCATCGAACTGGAAGAAAAACGATACCAGAAAACCATCAGAAAAGGACATCAGATGGTTAAAAAAAGTATCAAATACTTGAAAAAGGATAAAAAGGATGAAATGCCCCTGGACATGCTCATTAAACTGTATGATTCCCAGGGATTACCCCCGGATACTGTGGAAGAAGTGGCCCGGGAAATGGACTTCAACGTGAATGTACCAGATAACTTCTACACCCTGGTAGCAGCCGAACACTCAGAAGAAGCAGTGGAAGAGGAAACACCAGTTGAACTGGACTTTCCAGAAACCATCCTCACCTTCTATGATGAACCTCTGGAAACAGAATTCAAAGCCCGATACCTGGGATCATACCAGAACAATATCATACTGGATCAGACCCTCTTCTACCCGGAAGGAGGAGGACAACCCTCCGACATTGGACACATAGACACTGGGGAAGAGAAGATCAGGGTACTTCATTCCGAAAAACTGGATGGAGTCGTTTTGCACCGTGTGGAAGAAGGAAAATTGGAGAAACTTAAACATCGCACCGGATCAACACTTAAAGGGAAAATTGACTGGGAGCGTAGGATTGCTCTGGCCCGTAATCACACCGCCACCCACCTTCTGGTGGCAGCTGCCCGTAAAGTCTTAGGAGATCATATCTGGCAGGCTGGAGCACAGAAAGGTGTTAAAAAGTCCCGGATAGATCTATCCCATTATCAGCGCATCAGCCAAGAAGAACTCCATAAAATAGAAATTATAGCTAACCGCTGGGTGATGGAGAACATCCCCCTCAAAACCCAGTGGATGGACCGTACTGATGCTGAAAAGAAATATGGATTCATACTGTACCAGGGTGGAGTTGTGCCGGGAACAAGCATCAGGGTAGTTCAGATACATGGTGTGGATGTGCAGGCCTGTGCTGGAACACACTGCGACTACACAGGAGAAATCGGCCTGGTGAAAGTTAACCGAACCGAAAGGATACAGGACGGAGTGGAACGTCTGGAGTTTTCAGCTGGTGAAGCAGCAGTGGAGTCCATGCAGACCAACGATGTTCTGCTACATGACAGTGCTGCCGTGTTTAAGGTGGAAGCCAATCAGCTTCCCAAAACCAGTGAAAGGTTCTTCAGTGAATGGAAGGCCTTCAAAAATGATATTAAACGTTTGCAAAAAGAGGTGGCCAAACTTAAAACTGAATCCCTGGTTAATCAGACCGAAGAAATAAATTCACTGTCCTTCTTATCAGATAAGGTAGATGCAGAGATAGGTGAACTGGTTAAAATGGTAACCCAGCTTACTGATGATGGGGGAGTGGATCTGGTTGTTCTGGGTAATGGAGAGGGTAAAATTGCCGGTGCCGCATCATCTAAGGCAATAAAGAGAGATATCAAGATCAACGAGATCATCAAAGAAGCCGCTGCCATCATGGGTGGTGGGGGTGGTGGAAGACCTAACCTGGCACAGGGAGCAGGAAGCGATGCGGATAAGATCAATGACGCCCTGGAATTTGTACGTGCCACCGTCAAGGATAAAATGGCCCAGAAAAACCTTAATGGATTCGGATAA
- the rpl12p gene encoding 50S ribosomal protein P1 — MEYIYAAMLLHTAGQEVNEESVKKILEAAGSDADDARVKALIAALEDVDIEEAMEKTAVAAAAPAAAAPAAAEEAEEEAEEEEDEEEAEEEAAAGLGALFG, encoded by the coding sequence ATGGAATACATATACGCAGCAATGTTATTGCACACAGCAGGTCAGGAAGTTAATGAAGAAAGTGTAAAGAAAATCTTAGAAGCAGCAGGTTCAGATGCAGACGACGCAAGGGTAAAAGCATTAATTGCAGCCCTAGAAGACGTTGACATCGAAGAAGCTATGGAAAAAACTGCTGTAGCAGCAGCAGCCCCTGCAGCAGCAGCTCCAGCTGCAGCTGAAGAAGCTGAAGAAGAAGCTGAAGAAGAAGAAGACGAAGAAGAAGCTGAAGAAGAAGCTGCCGCCGGTCTCGGCGCACTCTTCGGATAA